In a single window of the Trichoderma breve strain T069 chromosome 6, whole genome shotgun sequence genome:
- a CDS encoding AAA domain-containing protein, which translates to MRSSPNIIITGTPGVGKTTHSEILAERTGLRHLSVNQVVKDKECHEGWSDEYQSWIVDEDKLLDEIEDDVKAGGCIIDWHACDLFPRSWIDLVVVLRVDSKTLYDRLEARNYAEAKLQENIDSEIMEVLLQEAREAFDEEIVVELTSNSSTEMESNIDRIEAWIKQWKTDHAD; encoded by the exons ATGCGCTCATCACCGAATATCATTATTACCGGTACGCCTGGTGTGGGCAAGACAACGCACAGTGAGATCCTCGCAGAAAGGACCGGCTTGCGACATCTCTCGGTGAATCAGGTGGTTAAAGACAAGGAATGCCATGAGGGCTGGAGCGACGAGTATCAGAGCTGGATTGTGGATGAGGACAAG CTtctggatgagattgaagatgatgtcaagGCAGGGGGCTGTATAATCGATTGGCATGCCTGTGACCTGTTTCCACGCAGCTGGATCGATCTTGTTGTGGTGCTGCGTGTTGATTCTAAGACGCTCTATGATCGTCTAGAGGCTAG AAATTACGCAGAGGCCAAGCTTCAGGAGAACATAGATTCTGAGATTATggaggtgctgctgcaggaGGCGCGTGAAGCGTTTGATGAGGAAATCGTGGTTGAGCtcaccagcaacagctcGACGGAGATGGAGTCCAACATTGACAGGATTGAGGCCTGGATCAAGCAGTGGAAGACGGACCACGCCGACTGA